One window of the Ignavibacteriales bacterium genome contains the following:
- a CDS encoding sigma-70 family RNA polymerase sigma factor — translation MRIVKQFTNRDNQSLDKYLQEIGKVELLSPEQEIELTIRMKKGDESAMELLTKANLRFVVSVAKQYQNQGLALGDLINEGNLGLIKAVRRFDETRGFKFISYAVWWIRQSILQALAEQSRIVRLPLNRVGALNKIGKAYSNLKQEFEREPSAEEIAQALEMDVDEISSAMKLYGKQVSVDAPFSLGDENSLLDVIENVELPAPDTELISESLKTEINHVLAMLPDREAEVIKLYFGLEGENPMTLEEIGDKFNLTRERVRQIKEKAIRRLRHNSKSKILKSYLG, via the coding sequence CAATCTTTAGATAAGTACCTTCAGGAAATTGGTAAAGTTGAATTATTATCACCCGAACAGGAAATAGAACTTACTATTCGTATGAAAAAGGGTGATGAAAGTGCTATGGAGTTACTTACAAAAGCTAATTTGCGTTTCGTTGTAAGTGTTGCAAAACAATATCAGAATCAGGGGTTAGCACTTGGAGATTTAATAAATGAGGGAAATTTAGGTTTGATTAAAGCCGTCAGACGCTTTGATGAAACTCGCGGTTTCAAATTTATTTCTTATGCCGTTTGGTGGATAAGACAATCAATATTGCAAGCTTTGGCTGAGCAATCGAGAATTGTTAGACTTCCATTAAATCGTGTTGGTGCTCTCAATAAAATTGGAAAAGCGTACAGCAATTTAAAGCAGGAATTTGAACGTGAACCAAGTGCTGAGGAAATTGCTCAGGCTCTTGAAATGGATGTGGATGAAATCTCCAGTGCAATGAAACTTTATGGTAAACAAGTTTCCGTAGATGCACCTTTTTCCTTGGGCGATGAAAACAGTTTGTTGGATGTAATTGAGAATGTTGAATTGCCTGCACCTGATACTGAATTAATTTCTGAATCACTGAAGACAGAGATAAATCATGTGCTTGCCATGCTTCCCGATCGTGAAGCAGAAGTTATAAAGTTATACTTTGGACTGGAAGGTGAAAATCCTATGACACTAGAAGAAATTGGTGATAAGTTTAATTTAACTCGTGAAAGAGTTCGTCAAATAAAAGAAAAAGCCATTAGAAGATTAAGACATAATTCTAAAAGCAAAATTTTAAAATCATATCTTGGATAA
- a CDS encoding C40 family peptidase, producing the protein MIILKSLIICSIVAFSVFSFNACSSSTGSLRYGDNNETNKLNSSSENRFTKGNTSSIDDTVVVFDEDILEYQDPSDLPEDETKIDLTELLKNLDQNKTNSDAEGLNATKRDLMLMEIIKYLNTPYKYGGNSLNGIDCSAFTQSVYKNSWLLDLNRTARDQFQQGTVIDNRNELKFGDLIFFNTRRRVKPGHVGIYIGENLFAHASSKLGVTISSLEHSYYDKRYMGARRIDEE; encoded by the coding sequence ATGATAATTCTTAAATCTTTAATTATATGTTCAATTGTAGCATTTTCTGTCTTTTCATTTAACGCATGTTCAAGTTCTACTGGCTCTTTAAGATATGGGGATAATAATGAAACCAATAAACTCAATTCATCTAGTGAAAATAGGTTTACAAAAGGAAATACATCGTCTATTGATGATACTGTAGTTGTATTTGATGAAGATATTCTAGAATATCAGGATCCTAGTGACTTACCTGAAGATGAAACAAAAATTGATCTAACGGAATTATTAAAAAATCTAGATCAGAATAAAACTAATTCAGATGCTGAGGGACTCAATGCTACTAAAAGAGATTTAATGTTAATGGAAATAATCAAATATTTAAATACACCATATAAGTATGGCGGTAATTCACTAAACGGTATTGATTGCAGTGCATTTACTCAAAGTGTTTATAAAAATTCGTGGTTATTAGATCTGAATCGTACGGCTAGAGATCAGTTTCAACAGGGAACTGTAATTGATAACAGAAATGAATTAAAATTTGGTGATCTTATTTTTTTTAATACTAGAAGAAGAGTTAAACCAGGCCATGTTGGTATTTATATTGGTGAAAATTTGTTTGCTCATGCATCCTCAAAATTAGGAGTAACAATTTCTTCACTTGAACATTCCTATTATGATAAAAGATATATGGGTGCGCGCAGAATAGATGAAGAGTAA